A portion of the Candidatus Ruthia endofausta genome contains these proteins:
- a CDS encoding P-II family nitrogen regulator produces the protein MKMVTAIIKPFKLNDVREVLSGMGVSGITAIEVKGFGRQKGHTELYRGAEYTVDFLPKVKLEIVIAANQVDGVVEAISTAAKSEGEGKIGDGKIFVSSLKQVLRIRTGETGSVVLKGQHEKYIN, from the coding sequence ATGAAAATGGTAACAGCAATCATTAAACCGTTTAAGCTTAATGATGTTAGAGAGGTGCTTTCTGGTATGGGTGTTTCAGGTATTACAGCTATAGAAGTCAAAGGTTTTGGTCGTCAAAAAGGACATACAGAGCTTTATCGTGGTGCAGAATATACGGTGGATTTTTTACCCAAAGTTAAACTAGAAATTGTCATTGCAGCAAATCAAGTTGATGGCGTGGTTGAGGCTATTAGCACCGCTGCTAAATCAGAAGGTGAAGGAAAAATTGGCGATGGAAAAATATTTGTTTCATCATTAAAGCAAGTACTTCGTATTCGTACGGGTGAAACTGGCTCAGTAGTACTTAAGGGGCAACATGAAAAATACATTAATTGA
- a CDS encoding CBS domain-containing protein — protein sequence MQVQDIMSTNVKTVTPNQLVKEVAIIMVMDHISGAPVVDDDNNLVGIISEKDILQHMFPKLDEVMSDTHFDFENMEHNYKDTMNVKVGKLMTKDVASIDLSMPCLKAASTMWLRNFRRIPVTHNNKLVGIVSIGDVHRAIFKSRIK from the coding sequence ATGCAAGTTCAAGATATTATGTCAACCAATGTAAAAACAGTTACCCCTAATCAGCTGGTCAAAGAGGTTGCTATTATTATGGTGATGGATCATATTAGTGGCGCACCAGTGGTGGATGATGATAACAATTTAGTCGGCATTATCTCTGAAAAAGATATTCTACAACACATGTTTCCAAAATTAGATGAAGTGATGAGTGATACGCATTTTGACTTTGAAAATATGGAGCATAATTACAAAGACACAATGAATGTTAAAGTCGGTAAATTGATGACTAAAGATGTCGCTAGTATTGATTTAAGCATGCCTTGTCTTAAGGCGGCATCAACCATGTGGCTTAGAAATTTCAGAAGAATCCCAGTAACTCACAACAATAAATTAGTTGGTATTGTTAGTATTGGTGACGTACATAGAGCTATTTTTAAATCACGCATTAAATGA
- a CDS encoding ANTAR domain-containing response regulator, with translation MNTALKIILVDKNTGRSAMLRRALQDKGHEVICRMSDSVNLQDSNEMTHVDVVIVNADIPDEQVFANLTDINKTKPRPIVMFTEESNPGMASSAIKSGVNAYIVDGLEENRVQPIIDVAIARFREFQALKDELDATRNQLSERKVVEKAKGLLMQHKGINEDEAYQSLRKMAMNKNKRIVDVAESVINAFELLE, from the coding sequence ATGAATACCGCTTTAAAAATTATCCTAGTTGATAAAAATACAGGGCGCTCAGCTATGTTACGTAGGGCTTTGCAGGACAAGGGTCATGAAGTGATTTGTCGTATGAGCGACAGTGTAAATTTGCAAGATAGCAATGAAATGACCCATGTGGATGTGGTGATTGTTAATGCAGATATTCCTGATGAACAGGTATTTGCAAATTTAACAGATATTAACAAAACCAAACCCAGGCCTATTGTTATGTTTACCGAAGAATCAAACCCCGGGATGGCAAGTTCTGCCATTAAATCTGGCGTGAATGCTTATATTGTTGATGGGCTTGAAGAGAATAGAGTGCAACCCATTATTGATGTAGCAATTGCTAGATTTAGAGAGTTTCAAGCACTTAAAGACGAGCTGGATGCGACTCGTAATCAACTTTCAGAGCGTAAAGTAGTTGAAAAAGCCAAGGGCTTACTAATGCAGCATAAGGGTATTAATGAAGATGAGGCTTACCAATCGTTACGTAAAATGGCTATGAATAAAAACAAGCGCATTGTTGATGTGGCTGAAAGTGTGATTAACGCTTTTGAGTTGTTAGAGTAG
- the tatC gene encoding twin-arginine translocase subunit TatC, with the protein MTNKEMTFIQHLIELRNILLHSVIAIFVIFIGIFPFANEVYGFIAAPIINVLPQDTNIIAIGVISPFLTPLKMALIIAVYAAMPYLLYQIWSFIAPALYKHEKQMILPLVVSSTILFYAGLLFSFYVVFPVIFGFLSSVGPNIVDFTPDIQYYLDFVLKVSFAFGVAFEVPIATILLIMFGITTVGKLKNNRPYVIIGAFVLGMLLTPPDIISQTLIAIPIWLLFEAGLIFAPLFKENKQKTPDKPSPNSSKASSEKESVSDDDDWSDDEMEAEMEKIDAEMEKLDKE; encoded by the coding sequence ATGACCAATAAAGAAATGACTTTTATTCAGCATTTGATTGAACTTCGTAATATTTTGTTGCACTCAGTTATTGCTATTTTTGTTATTTTTATTGGCATTTTTCCCTTTGCTAATGAAGTTTATGGTTTTATTGCAGCACCCATTATTAACGTACTACCTCAAGATACTAACATTATTGCCATCGGTGTTATATCGCCATTTTTAACACCCTTAAAAATGGCACTCATTATTGCTGTCTACGCGGCCATGCCCTATCTTTTATATCAAATTTGGTCGTTTATTGCACCTGCACTTTACAAGCACGAAAAACAAATGATTTTGCCTTTGGTTGTTTCATCAACCATTTTATTTTATGCAGGATTGTTGTTTTCTTTTTATGTTGTTTTTCCTGTTATATTTGGTTTTCTGTCTAGTGTTGGTCCCAATATTGTCGACTTTACCCCAGATATTCAATACTACTTAGACTTTGTACTCAAAGTTTCTTTTGCCTTTGGTGTAGCTTTTGAAGTGCCGATTGCCACCATATTGTTGATTATGTTTGGCATCACAACAGTTGGAAAGCTAAAAAATAATCGACCTTATGTTATTATTGGTGCTTTTGTTTTGGGTATGTTGTTAACACCGCCTGATATTATCTCTCAAACCTTAATCGCAATTCCAATATGGTTGTTATTTGAAGCAGGTCTAATTTTTGCACCATTATTCAAAGAAAATAAACAAAAAACGCCTGATAAGCCTTCTCCAAACTCTAGCAAAGCTTCTTCAGAAAAAGAGTCAGTTTCAGATGATGACGATTGGAGTGATGATGAGATGGAGGCAGAAATGGAAAAGATTGATGCCGAAATGGAAAAACTAGACAAAGAGTAA
- the tatB gene encoding Sec-independent protein translocase protein TatB, which yields MFDVGFWEFALIGIIALIIVGPERMPVIARKAGTYIGKAKRFIANIQDDISDEFEMDKLKEHLNAVDKKSNILEIFDDTKNTLSDAKNTLNDIKNNTDQK from the coding sequence ATGTTTGACGTTGGCTTTTGGGAATTTGCCTTAATTGGTATCATTGCACTTATTATAGTTGGGCCGGAACGTATGCCCGTAATTGCTAGAAAAGCAGGCACTTATATTGGCAAAGCCAAGCGCTTTATTGCCAATATTCAAGATGATATTAGTGATGAGTTTGAGATGGACAAACTTAAAGAACACCTAAATGCTGTGGATAAAAAATCCAATATTTTAGAGATTTTTGATGACACAAAAAATACTTTAAGTGACGCTAAAAACACCTTGAATGATATTAAAAACAACACTGATCAAAAATAA
- the tatA gene encoding twin-arginine translocase TatA/TatE family subunit, translating to MMPGPFELIIILVIVLLLFGGKRLKNIGGDLGNAIKGFKKSMKKEPTDKIDAKDDIVEAKIIKEDTKQEK from the coding sequence ATGATGCCAGGACCATTCGAACTGATTATTATTTTAGTAATCGTACTGCTTCTTTTTGGCGGAAAGCGCTTAAAGAATATTGGTGGTGATTTGGGCAACGCCATTAAAGGCTTTAAAAAATCTATGAAAAAAGAGCCAACAGATAAGATTGATGCAAAAGACGACATTGTTGAAGCCAAAATTATCAAAGAGGATACAAAACAAGAAAAATAA
- a CDS encoding phosphoribosyl-ATP diphosphatase: MDDILTKLEEVLEQRKSAKVDESYVSSLYNKGMDEILKKINEESAEVIMAAKDSANDKIIYEVADLWFHTLVLLRFKEIKVDQITNELSKRFGLSGLQEKANRRNN, translated from the coding sequence ATGGATGATATACTAACAAAATTAGAAGAAGTTTTAGAACAAAGAAAATCTGCTAAAGTAGATGAATCTTATGTTTCATCTTTGTACAACAAAGGCATGGATGAAATTTTAAAGAAAATTAATGAGGAATCTGCCGAGGTGATTATGGCAGCTAAAGATAGTGCGAACGATAAAATCATCTATGAAGTGGCTGATCTTTGGTTTCACACGCTTGTACTGCTTCGTTTTAAAGAGATAAAAGTAGATCAAATAACGAATGAATTATCCAAACGATTTGGCTTGTCTGGTTTGCAAGAAAAAGCCAATAGAAGAAACAACTAA
- the hisI gene encoding phosphoribosyl-AMP cyclohydrolase, producing MGALEQTKFDDKGLIPAIAQDFKTGEILMFAWMNQESLALSIERQQAVYYSRSRQKLWFKGEQSGHTQLVKEIFTDCDNDVILLKVEQVGEIACHTGRKSCFFQKLDENNWKTVANILKDSKDIYG from the coding sequence GTGGGTGCATTAGAGCAAACAAAATTTGACGATAAAGGCCTGATACCTGCAATCGCTCAAGACTTTAAAACAGGGGAGATTTTGATGTTTGCTTGGATGAATCAAGAATCTTTAGCACTGAGTATTGAAAGACAACAGGCGGTATATTACTCTCGATCACGTCAAAAACTTTGGTTTAAAGGTGAGCAGTCAGGACACACACAACTCGTTAAAGAAATCTTTACAGATTGCGACAATGACGTTATCCTGCTTAAGGTTGAACAAGTTGGAGAGATTGCTTGCCATACAGGTAGAAAATCTTGTTTTTTCCAAAAATTGGATGAAAATAACTGGAAAACCGTTGCTAACATATTAAAAGATTCGAAAGATATTTATGGATGA
- a CDS encoding thermonuclease family protein: MRLFILCFLLSVSAFANLDNFSLASEKTLYVLDGDSISLQLRIKGIDTPEILEGLLGKLSIKPMGV; this comes from the coding sequence ATGAGATTATTTATTTTATGTTTTTTATTAAGTGTTAGTGCATTTGCAAACCTAGATAATTTTTCATTGGCAAGCGAAAAAACGTTATATGTGCTTGATGGTGATAGCATTAGTTTACAACTGCGAATTAAAGGCATTGATACGCCAGAAATACTAGAAGGTTTGCTAGGTAAATTATCAATTAAACCAATGGGGGTTTGA
- the gorA gene encoding glutathione-disulfide reductase — translation MAKHYDMIAIGAGSGGLSAVERASEYDKKCLVIEVKTIGGTCVNVGCVPKKVMWFAANTATQIDSAQGFGFDIEVKNFSWKKLKQSRDNYIKGIINWYDSHLEKLGINYIHGFGQLVDKNTVSVNGETYTADHIVLSPGGEPSVPNIKGAKYGITSDGFFELETLPKKVAVIGSGYIGVELAGVLNALGSEVEIFGRADILLRGFDPMIQEVLDKNYTSHGIILHHGTTIDKVSVDKTIFTNHGEFSGFDSIIWAVGRDPMTQHLGLENASVECDQRGFIPTDKFQVTNVDNIFALGDATGRTSLTPVAIAAGRRLADRLYNNMTDRHLDYSNISTVVFSHPPIGTIGLTEIEANKEFDKVKIYKSEFTPMADALLNQKTTTALKLVCVGDDEKVVGCHIMGHGADEMLQGFAVAIKMGATKKQFDDTVAIHPTSAEELVTLR, via the coding sequence ATGGCAAAACATTACGATATGATTGCAATTGGTGCAGGCTCTGGCGGTCTTTCAGCTGTTGAACGCGCCAGCGAATATGACAAAAAATGCTTGGTGATTGAGGTAAAAACTATTGGTGGTACTTGTGTAAATGTCGGTTGTGTGCCTAAAAAAGTGATGTGGTTTGCCGCCAATACTGCCACACAGATTGACAGTGCCCAAGGCTTTGGTTTTGATATTGAGGTTAAAAATTTCTCATGGAAAAAACTTAAACAAAGTCGCGATAACTATATCAAAGGTATTATTAACTGGTATGACAGTCATTTAGAAAAATTAGGGATTAATTATATTCATGGCTTTGGCCAATTAGTCGATAAAAATACGGTGTCCGTAAATGGTGAAACTTACACGGCAGATCATATTGTATTATCACCCGGTGGTGAGCCATCTGTTCCGAATATTAAAGGTGCCAAATATGGCATTACCTCAGATGGTTTTTTTGAATTAGAAACATTACCCAAGAAAGTAGCAGTTATTGGTAGTGGCTATATTGGTGTTGAGTTGGCTGGTGTATTGAATGCACTCGGCAGTGAAGTTGAGATTTTCGGTAGAGCTGACATCTTATTGCGTGGTTTTGACCCGATGATTCAAGAGGTCTTGGATAAAAACTATACCTCTCACGGTATTATCCTTCATCATGGCACTACAATTGATAAAGTCTCAGTCGATAAAACGATATTTACTAATCATGGTGAGTTTTCTGGGTTTGATAGCATTATTTGGGCAGTTGGTAGAGACCCAATGACGCAACATCTTGGTTTGGAAAATGCAAGTGTTGAATGCGATCAACGTGGTTTTATTCCAACAGATAAATTTCAAGTGACCAATGTGGATAATATTTTTGCACTCGGTGATGCCACAGGCAGAACGTCACTAACGCCTGTAGCGATTGCAGCAGGCAGAAGATTAGCTGATAGGCTGTATAACAATATGACCGATAGGCATTTAGATTACAGTAATATTTCCACTGTGGTTTTCTCACATCCACCGATTGGCACTATCGGTCTCACGGAAATTGAGGCCAATAAAGAATTTGATAAAGTCAAAATTTACAAATCAGAATTTACCCCAATGGCAGATGCTTTGCTTAACCAGAAAACCACCACAGCACTTAAATTAGTCTGTGTGGGTGATGATGAAAAAGTTGTTGGTTGCCATATTATGGGACACGGTGCTGATGAAATGTTGCAAGGATTTGCGGTAGCTATCAAAATGGGAGCGACTAAAAAGCAGTTTGATGATACGGTTGCTATTCATCCGACTAGTGCCGAAGAATTAGTAACTTTAAGATAG
- a CDS encoding NAD(P)H-dependent oxidoreductase, with product MVYITPIMWFNMPVLLVKWLEEILLYEKTFITTDEYGEGG from the coding sequence ATGGTTTATATTACACCAATTATGTGGTTTAATATGCCCGTCCTATTGGTTAAATGGCTTGAGGAGATTTTACTTTATGAAAAAACTTTTATTACTACCGACGAGTACGGAGAAGGTGGATAA